Genomic segment of Aliiroseovarius sp. M344:
TTCAATCTGGGGGCGCGGTGATCAAAAGAAAAGGCCCCGCCACGGGGGCAGGGCCTTGAAACTTCGGTGTCAGACCGATCAGCCTGCCGCAAGCTGGTTGTGTTTGCGGGCCATATAATCTTTTGCCGTCTCAACCGCCACGGCCGCGTCACGGCAATAGCTGTCTGCGCCAATCGCTTTGCCGAACTCTTCGTTCAGCGGCGCGCCACCGACCAGAATAGTATAATCGTCGCGGATGCCCTTTTCGACCAGCGTGTCGATCACAACTTTCATATAGGGCATCGTGGTCGTCAGCAAAGCGGACATGCCCAGAATATCTGGTTGCTCGGTTTCCAGAGCTTCAAGGTATTTCTCTACGGAATTGTTGATGCCCAGATCGACCACTTCGAAGCCTGCGCCCTCCATCATCATCGACACGAGGTTTTTGCCGATATCGTGGATGTCGCCCTTCACGGTGCCGATCACCATCTTACCCATACGCGGTGCACCGGTCGCGATCAGCAGCGGCTTGAGAATGGCCATGCCAGCCTTCATGGCATTCGCAGCCAACAGAACTTCCGGCACAAAAAGGATGCCATCGCGGAAGTCGTGACCAACGATGGTCATGCCTGCAACCAGCCCTTCTGTCAGAACTTTGTAAGGCTCCCATCCGCGTTCCAGCAGGATGTTTACGCCTTCTTTGATTTCTTCAGCGAGGCCATCGTACAGATCGTCATGCATCTGCAGGACAAGTTCGTCATCTGCCAGTTCGCTCAGGATGATATCGTCTTCTTGATCGGACATGTCTGCCGTTCCCTAGCTCGAAGTTACTACGTTCAAACTCCACATGCGACGATTTCGCACGTTTGGTCTGGACCGATTACGACACTGATTGCGCTGTGACCGACCAAATGGCAAATGAATAATTCGCAGTGGAATGGTGAATTTGCTTCATAAGTTCTTGGTTTGTTCCTATGCTGGGATATGGTTTCCGATCTGGACAAGAAAATCAGGGCCGAAGTTCGGCGCGGGCGCGGGGCCGTCACCAATTCGGTGGGCCGGTTTGAGCCGTATGAGAGGATCGAGATTGATGACGGATGGCATCAGGACGACCCACGCGCCGTTCGCACTCAAGTTGCCATTGAAAACCCTCGCAGCGTGATCACACGTAACACATCGCCCGATATCGCCTTCGACCGGTCTATCAATCCTTATCGCGGCTGCGAGCATGGCTGCATCTATTGTTTTGCCCGGCCGACCCATGCCTTTCTGGGATATTCTGCCGGGTTGGATTTTGAAACCCGCCTGATTGCCCGTCCCAATGCGCCAAAGCGGTTGGCGCAGGAATTGTCCCACCCCGGCTATGAGGTGGCCCCGATTGCGATCGGAACCAACACCGATCCTTATCAGCCCATCGAAGTGCGGTATCGCGTAATGCGTGGTGTGCTGGAGGTGCTGTCGCGGTTTCGCCATCCCGTCACCATCGTCACCAAGGGCACGTTGATCGAGCGCGACATCGATCTGTTGGGTGAAATGGCACAGGCAGGGTTGGTCAGGGTTGGGATTACGATCACCACGCTGGATGCCACGATGTCGCGCCGAATGGAGCCACGTGTGCCAAGCCCCAAGCGGCAACTGCAAATCATAGAACGATTGGCCGCAGAGGGGATTCCGGTGCGTGTCATGGTGGCGCCGGTGGTACCAGGACTGACCGATCACGAGCTTGAGGCGATCCTGAGCGCTGCGAAGGGTGCGGGGGCGATGGCGGCAAGCTACATTTTGCTCAGGCTGCCGGGTGAGGTGGCGGAGTTGTTTCAGGACTGGCTTAACGAACATGTGCCTGACCGGGCCGCCCGTGTGATGGGTCGGATGCGCGAGATGCGGCGGGGTGAGGATTACGACGCGCAGTTTGGGGAACGGATGGTCGGGCAGGGTGAATTTGCCACCCTTTTGCGCCACCGATTCGACATTGCCCGCAGGCGCCTTGATCTGGCACGTGAGTTGCCAGAGCTTCACCGTGACCTCTTTGCCGTGCCGCCCAAACCGGGCGACCAGCTGTCACTGTTCTGACCTTGGTCGGCCTCCAAAAAAAACGAGGGCCAAGCCAGCCCTCGTTTCAAGATCCCTTCTTATGACGGATCAACTGCGCCGCTTGCGCGCCCGTCGTTCGGGTTTTTGCCCGGCATCGTCACCCGTACCGTCCGAGGCGGACGAGAACCCGCCAAGCGCGCTGGCAATTTGATCCAGCGTGGGGCGGCTGTCGCCACGCGGTCGGGTTTCCAGCGCCTCGCGCATGGCGCGCAGATGTTCAGGCGTAGTGCCACAGCAGCCCCCGATGATCGTCGCGCCACAATCACGGGCCAATACGGCGTATTCGGCCATCAGGCTCGGCGTTCCGTCATAGTGGATGTGGCCGTCCACATATTTCGGGATGCCGGCGTTACCTTTTGCGATGACCGGTCGTTCGCTGCCCTGTGCCGCAAAACCCAGAACAGTGCGCAAAAGATCGGACGCGCCGACACCGCAATTCGCGCCAAACGCCAGTGGCGGCTTTGGCAAAGTTTCGACCAGTTTTGCCAGATCGGCCGAGGTCAGGCCCATCATCGTGCGGCCAGCGGTGTCAAAGCTCATCGTGCCGCACCACGGCATGTCAGCCAAGGCCGCCGCTTGGGCCGCCGCCTTGTATTCCTCGGGTGCCGAAATTGTTTCGACCCACAGCACGTCCGCGCCACCTTCTTTCAGGCCTTCGGCCTGTTCGTGGAACATCTCGACCGCGTTATCGAAGGTCAGATTGCCAAGCGGCACCATGATGTCGCCGGTTGGGCCGATGGATCCGGCCACCACGACTTTGCGGCCCGACGCATCGGCGATCTCGCGACCCAGTTCTGCCGCCGCCCGGTTCAGTTCGCGCACGCGACCTTGTGCATCATGCAGTTTCAGCCGCGATGCATTGCCGCCAAACGAGTTGGTCAGGAAGATATCAGATCCTGCATCCACCGCGCCCTTGTACAGCGCACGAATATTGTCGGGTTTGTCGACGTTCCACAATTCAGGGGCATCGCCCGAGGTCAGGCCCATGTTGAACAGGGTGGTTCCGGTGGCGCCGTCGGCCATCAGCCAATCGCGTTCGGTCATGAGTTGGGTCAGCGCGTCGGTCATCTGGTGTCCCCACAATAAGAGATAGGAGTTTTGCTGCTACCTGCCACGGATCGCGCGCGGGCGCAAACCCAATGCGCAGAAATCGGGGTGCTGGCCTGAACATTTTCGAAGCATGCTTTTGGGGTCGGACCTGATTGATGAGGGCTGTCAGATCGTGGTGCTCTGGTGAATTTCCCGGACTGTATCCAACGCACCAATCGTCAGAGACGCAGATCCGGGTGCTGCTGCATACAGCGTTTCCCAATTGGGCGCGAAGGCGGATTTGAATTGCCGCAAGCCATGTGCACCGCAGTCCTCATCAATTGCCAGCCGGGCTTTGCGAAACGCCCAAGGCTCATGGCGCTGTTCGCCAAGCGGCACCGCCGCCAGCGAAAACCTGCAAATACCTTGTGCCTTTGCGGCGGCAATGGCCATTGTGACCAAGGCGTACATGGTGCCACCGGGCGCGCGTTTATCCACGCGCATCAGGTCAACCGCATGCTCATTCTGATTGGCGTGCAATGTTAGAAAACCGACCAACCGCCCATGGTAATAGGCCACAAAAACTTGCGAAAACGGCAGGGTCGCCGGCGCCCACACCCCCATGGAAAAGCCGCGTTCGCCGCCATGCGCCTTGGACCACATCGCAGCCAGCCGGTCCATTTCGGCCAGCGGCATGTCCGCGCCTTCCTCCTGAATGACAACGCCAACACTGTCGGCCTGTCGAAGCTTGCGCCGAAGCTGGCGCTTGTCGGACCCATCCAGCGTGAAACTCTGTGGGTTCAGCCATGCCTCGCGTGCGATGGGCAACACGCGCCACCCCAGACGGCGCGCGGCGCAGGCGGTCCGTGCGCCTATCTTATACAGGAACGGCGCACGAAAACGACGACGCGCCAAGGCTTTGATCCGCTCCAATTCAGAGGTCAGCGGGATCGCGGGATCAAGGGGGTCCGACAGCATGATCAGGCTTTGTCCGCAGGCCGCCCCCATCGCAACAGGGGTGCCGTCCTCGTCCTGGATCAGCGACACCCGACCATGACGAAGCAAACCACTTTCAGCGCGCGGGGCCGTCCGTAGGGCTTGCGCCAAACGGATGGGAACTTGCGGTGCGCGCGTTTTGGCCAGTCGCAGGGTGGGGTGCGGCTGGCCCACATTTTTCGGAGATTGCGGGCCGCGGATTGTCAGGATCGCGGCCAAAGTGGCCGGTAGCGCGTAATAAATGGCGCGAAACGCCAGAATGGCGGCAAGAAGGGGTTCATTCTCAATCTGGGGTAAAGCTGCCAATAGAGTGACTTCGAACCCACCCATGCCGCCGGGAGTGTTTGAAATTAGACCCACCCCGAGGGCGAGCATATAGGCCGTTACCAACGCCAGCACCGAGACGTCGCTGCCTGCAGGCAACAGCACCCAAAGCGCCGTGCCTGCGGCCGCCATGTCCAGCAAAGCCAGCACGAAAAACGCAAAGGCGGCGCGCAAAGGTGGCAGGTAGATTCGTGACAAAAACTTCGGGCGCCAGACCGACGCCATTGCCAGCGCTCCCGCCGCGATCACAACAATCCACGCAACCTTCGTGGTCCAGCTGGCCAAAGGTTGCGCCACAGGGGCAACAATCACGACGAGCGAGGTAACAACCGCCCATGCCGACAGGAAAGACGCCGAAACGATCGCAGAGATCCGCGCAGCCTGCGCCAAGCTGACATCCGGCAGCATGCGCCAACGAACGAAGGCCGACGAGATGACACCCATCCCAACCGTCTGGGAAATGGCAATCGCCGCGATCCCCGCGCGTTCGGCTTGTGAGTCCGTGACCGATGTGCCCAGCAAACGGTGCACCAACCCATCATAACGGCCTAAGGCCCAGAACGAGATAGCGGTGAACGCAGTCGCAGCCAGCCATTGCCATGGCGCTACGGTTTTCAGAGACGCCTGAATGTAGGCGACATCAAGTTGCGCAATCTTGTCCCACATCACCGCAATCAGCCCAAAAACAAGGGCGAGTGGCAGTAATTGGCGCAGCGCGGCTTTGCGCAGATCCAGACCGCTGGCCGCCGTCCAGGTGCGCATCTGTGATATGTCGCGACTCAATCGCGGCGCAGGTTCGATTTGGTTGTTCGCTGCGTCGAATATCTTTTGCATAATTGCGCCCCCATTTCCCGCCTTCAACATCAAGCAAAGGAAAGAAGACCGCGTTAACAGCTCGACTTTTAATGACTTTGTGGAGGAGCGCTTCGCGCAGGCTGGTCAAGGCGGCAAAAAGGGCGCGACCTCGAAAGGTGCGCCCAAAATGCGTTTGCGACTAGAAAGCGGCGTCGGGGTTCAGGCTTCTTTGACCAATTCGGCCTTGGCAATGGCCAACAACTCGGCGCGTTTTGCGCGAACTTCGTCAGCGCTGACGGTGTTCAAATCACCCGTGACCTTGCGCACCACGTCCTCGTGCCCGGCCTCTTCGAAATCTGATTTAATCACTTCACGGGCATAAGCAGTGGCGTCATCGCCGGTTTTGCCCATTTTCTCGGCCGCCCAAAGGCCCAGTTTCTTGTTGGCACGGGCTTCTGCCTTGAAGATCATCTCTTCATCATGGGCAAATTTGGCCTCAAAAGCGCTTTCGCGATCATCAAAGGTGGTCATGGCGTTCCCTTGTTCATGGTCTGGAGCCATCGGCGGACCGAATGGCGCTGTTCGATACAGATATGCCAATGGCGGGCGGCTATCGCAACCCCGCTAGCGCTCTCAAATCCGGGAAATCGTAACAGATTGGCGATATTCTTGCCCAGCGTCAGGCTTTCACGTATAGGGCGGGCATCGGCGGGAGTCGCGCGGACAGGGGGTCCGCCCAACGGCTTCGACCCGCATCGACCGATGGAGGTCTCATGGCACGGCGCAAGAAACTCTATGAAGGCAAAGCAAAGATCCTTTACGAAGGGACCGAGCCGGGTACGATCGTTCAATATTTCAAAGATGACGCGACTGCATTTAACGCCGAAAAACGTGATGTGATTGATGGCAAGGGTGTTCTGAACAATCGCCTGTCAGAGTTTTTCATGAAGGGTCTGACCCAGCTTGGTATCCCCAATCATTTCATCAAACGTCTGAATATGCGCGAACAGCTGATCCGTGCTGTCGAGATTGTGCCGCTGGAAGTGATCGTGCGCAATGTGGCCGCAGGCTCGATGGCCAAGCGGTTGGGCATGGAAGAAGGCACACCATTGCCGCGCCCGATTGTCGAATTTTCGTATAAAGATGACAGCCTTGGCGACCCGTTGGTGCCCGAAGAATACATCGCCGCTTTTGGCTGGGCCAGCCAGCAGGAAATGGACGAGATCGTTTCGATGGCGCTGCGGGTCAATGACTACCTGTCCGGCGTCATGTATGGCGTTGGGATCAAGCTGATCGACTTCAAAATCGAAATGGGCCGCGTTTACGAAGGTGAGTTTCCCCGGTTGATCGTGGCTGATGAGATCAGCCCTGACAGCTGCCGTTTGTGGGACATGGAAACTGGCCAGAAACTCGACAAAGACGTGTTCCGCCGCGATCTTGGAAATCTGGCCGACGCCTATACAGAAGTGGCGCGCCGGTTGGGCGTTTTGCCGACCAACGTAACCCACACTCCGACCAAACCGACCCTGATCAACTGAGGAATTGCCCCGATGAAAGTACGTGTTGATGTGATGCTGAAAACCGGCGTTCTGGACCCGCAGGGCGAGGCTGTGCGCCACGCGCTTGGCAATCTGGGTTTTGCCGGTGTCGACAAGGTTCGGCAAGGCAAGGTGATTGAACTGGAACTGGCCGACGGGACGTCCGAAGACGACGTCAAGAAGATGTGCGAAAAACTGCTGGCGAACACAGTGATTGAAAACTACGTGATCGAGGTTCTGTGATGAAGGCGGGCGTTATCGTTTTTCCGGGCTCGAACTGCGACCGAGATTTGGCGGTCGCATTCGAGCGGGCGGGTGCGCAGGTCCAGATGATCTGGCACAAAGAGACCGAGCTTCCGTCCGATCTGGACATCGTGGGTGTGCCCGGTGGGTTTTCCTTTGGTGACTATTTGCGCTGTGGGGCGATTGCTGCCCAATCGCCAATTACCAAATCCCTGATCCGACACACGGAACGCGGCGGCTATGCCATCGGTATCTGCAACGGGTTTCAGGTGCTGACCGAAACGGGCATTCTGCCCGGCGCTCTGATGCGCAATACGAACCTTAAGTTCGTATGTAAACCTGTTGGTTTAAAAGTAGAAAATACCGACAATGCTTTCTTGTCAGGTTATGAGCTGGGGCAACATATCATTGTGCCGGTTGCGCATCATGACGGCAACTATATCGCCACAGACGAGAAGCTCGCACAGCTCAAGGCCGAAGGGCGTGTGGCATTTACTTATCTGGACAATCCAAATGGCTCGACTGGCGATATAGCAGGGGTGATTTCCAAGAACCGCCGTGTGCTTGGCATGATGCCGCACCCCGAACGGTGCGTTGATGAGCACCATGGCGGTACGGATGGCGTGGCAATGTTTCGCTCGTTGGTGGACAGCGTCGTCGCGGCGTGATTGCGAAGCAGGCCCTTCGGGCCTATCTTTAGCAGATGGCCGATCTCACGAAACGACCCATCAAGCCGCCGCGCCCGGGCGTTAGCCTGCGGGCGCGCCTCGTCCTTGTGGCGCTGATTTCGCTTGCCGTTTCCGTTGTTTTCTTCTCGAACCGCTGGCTGACCGAGCGTTATACCGAAACCACCCGAAATCGCGCCGAACTTCGCGTGACACTGTATTCTGGAAACCTTCTGAGCGAACTACAGCGAAATTCCGTCGTGCCACTTTTGCTGTCGCGCGATCCGGCGCTGATCAACGCATTGAATTCAGCGGACTATTCCCAAAGTACCCAACGCCTGATTTCCTATCGCGACGAGATCGAAGCGGCTTCGCTTATGCTGCTGGATGGGGACGGGCGCGCGGTCGCTGCGACCACCCGCGAGATACTTGGGTCGCAACATCGCACGAACCCCTATTTCGTAGATGCCCTGCGCAGTTCCGAGACCGTTTTTACCACCGTTCAGACCGAAGTCGGTTCCTATGAATTCTCCTATTCTCGCAAGATCGAGGACAGTGACGGTGTGATCGGCGTGATCGTCGTTAATGTCGACCTTCGCAAGTTCGAAGCCAGCTGGTCTGGCATTTCTGACGCGGTGCTTGTCACCAACAGCGAAGGCAACGTGATCCTTGCGACCGAACCCAGATGGCGCGGCAAGCCCGAGGGCGAGGCGCTGGCCACTGTGTCTGCCACCGACGCCATTCGGCGCAGTGTGCGCGATGCCGCGGATTGGTCGGGTTTGCCGTCAGAGGTCTTGTTTTTGGGTGAATCGGTGATGCGCCACGAAAGCCGCGTTCCGTTTCAGGGCTGGCGCATCGCGTCTTTCACGTCCTACGCGTCGGTACGTGAAAAGGTGAATGCGGTGCTCGCGCTGGAAATCATGGCGTTTGCGATGCTGTTGTCGTTTCTGTTTTACATGATCAGCCGTCGCGCCCAATGGCGATCAGTTTTGTTTGCGCAGGAATCAGCGGATCTGCGGCAGTTGAATGTGGCTCTCCAGCGCGAAATTGCCGAACGCAAACGTGCCGAAGAAAACCTGCAAGTGGCCGAACAAACCCTGGCACAAAGCTCTAAACTGGCCGCTTTGGGCGAAATGTCGGCCGCTGTCAGTCATGAGTTGAATCAACCTTTGGCAGCAATGAAGACCTATTTGGCGGGTGCGAAGCTTTTGTTGCAACGCAAACGCCCGGACGAGGCCATGTCGAGCTTTCAACGCATTGACGATCTGATCGAACGGATGGGTGCCATCACGCGGCAGCTGAAAAGCTATGCCCGCAAGGGGGGCGACGCGTTTGAGCCGATGGACGTGCGCCAAAGTGTCTCGGTGGCACTGTCAATGATGGAACCTCAGCTGAAAAGCCGCGAAGTACGAATAACGCGCAATATTCCGCGCGAACCTGTTATGGTGATGGGTGATCGCTTGCGTCTGGAGCAAGTGTTGATCAATCTGCTGCGAAACGCGCTGGATGCGACAAAAACCGTTGATTTGCCGCAGGTTGATATCATCGTTAGTCGCGGTGACTATGTGCTGATCACCGTGCGCGACAATGGAAACGGGGTTGAAGATCTGGATAACTTGTTCGAGCCCTTTTACACCACCAAAGCGCCGGGGGACGGCGTGGGACTCGGGTTGGCAATTTCTTCCGGTATTGTCACCGATCTTGGTGGTCGCCTGACGGCCCGAAACGGTCAGGATGGCGGGGCCGTGTTCGAGGTCGAACTGCCGGTTCTGGATGAAAAAGAATTGAACGTTGAAGCCGCCGAATAACGGCAACAACGCTGAAAATGACTCAGGAGGCTGCCATGGCGCAGGCAATGAAGATCGCGATCGTCGACGACGAACAGGATATGAGGCAATCCATCTCGCAATGGTTGTCGCTGTCTGGGTTTGAGACGGAGACATACCCGTCCGCCGAAGACGCGTTGAAGGTGATCGGACAGGATTATCCCGGGGTCATTATATCCGACATCAAGATGCCGGGCATTGACGGCATGGGGTTCCTGAAAAAGCTGATGAGCCTTGATAGCTCGCTTCCGGTGATCATGATCACAGGCCACGGTGACGTGCCCATGGCTGTCGAAGCCATGCGGGTCGGGGCCTATGATTTTCTTGAAAAGCCGTTCAATCCGGACCAACTGACCAATCTGGCCAAAAAGGCGACCCATAAACGGCGCCTTGCGATGGATGCACGTGCGTTGCGCCGCGAGCTGTCGGACGGCACGACGATTATGAAAAAGCTGATCGGGGCCTCTCCGGTGATGTCGCGCCTGCGTGAAGATATTCTGGATATCGGCCAGTCTGACGGGCATGTGCTGATCGAAGGTGAAACCGGCACCGGTAAAACACTTGTTGCCCACGCCATGCACGCGGTCGGGGCGAAGGCGGGCAAGAAATTCGTTGTCGCCACCTGCGCGGGGCAGGACGAAACTGACCTGACCCGTCGCCTGTTTGGCCCGATGGAAGACGGTGGCGCGCAGCCATTGGTCGAAGAGGCTCGCGGCGGCACCTTGGTTCTGGAAGACATTGAAGCGTTGCCTATGGGTCTTCAGGCCCGTCTTCTGACATGGATGAATGATCAGGGCAGTCCGGCAGAGACCCGCGTCGTGGCGATCTGTAACCTGCAAGAGCAGGGCAAGACCTGTGAAGACTGCCTGCGCCCCGATTTGTTCTATCGCCTTGCGGCGATGAAAATAACGCTGCCGCCGCTGCGCCAGCGTGGCGAAGATATCCTGATGCTGTTCACAGGCTTTGCCGACCAGTTTGCGGATGAGTATGGCTGTGCGGCCCCCACGGTCAGCGCACAGGAAGCCGCCCAGCTTCTTCAAGCGCCTTGGCCGGGGAACATCCGTCAGCTGATCAACATCGCCGAACGCGCCGTGCTGCAGTCACGCCGTGGCACCGGAACAATCTCGTCGCTTCTGATGTCAGACCATGACGAGGTGCAACCGGTCATGACGACCGAAGGCAAGCC
This window contains:
- the purS gene encoding phosphoribosylformylglycinamidine synthase subunit PurS, translating into MKVRVDVMLKTGVLDPQGEAVRHALGNLGFAGVDKVRQGKVIELELADGTSEDDVKKMCEKLLANTVIENYVIEVL
- the purC gene encoding phosphoribosylaminoimidazolesuccinocarboxamide synthase, whose product is MARRKKLYEGKAKILYEGTEPGTIVQYFKDDATAFNAEKRDVIDGKGVLNNRLSEFFMKGLTQLGIPNHFIKRLNMREQLIRAVEIVPLEVIVRNVAAGSMAKRLGMEEGTPLPRPIVEFSYKDDSLGDPLVPEEYIAAFGWASQQEMDEIVSMALRVNDYLSGVMYGVGIKLIDFKIEMGRVYEGEFPRLIVADEISPDSCRLWDMETGQKLDKDVFRRDLGNLADAYTEVARRLGVLPTNVTHTPTKPTLIN
- the bmt gene encoding betaine--homocysteine S-methyltransferase, with product MTDALTQLMTERDWLMADGATGTTLFNMGLTSGDAPELWNVDKPDNIRALYKGAVDAGSDIFLTNSFGGNASRLKLHDAQGRVRELNRAAAELGREIADASGRKVVVAGSIGPTGDIMVPLGNLTFDNAVEMFHEQAEGLKEGGADVLWVETISAPEEYKAAAQAAALADMPWCGTMSFDTAGRTMMGLTSADLAKLVETLPKPPLAFGANCGVGASDLLRTVLGFAAQGSERPVIAKGNAGIPKYVDGHIHYDGTPSLMAEYAVLARDCGATIIGGCCGTTPEHLRAMREALETRPRGDSRPTLDQIASALGGFSSASDGTGDDAGQKPERRARKRRS
- a CDS encoding sigma-54-dependent transcriptional regulator: MAQAMKIAIVDDEQDMRQSISQWLSLSGFETETYPSAEDALKVIGQDYPGVIISDIKMPGIDGMGFLKKLMSLDSSLPVIMITGHGDVPMAVEAMRVGAYDFLEKPFNPDQLTNLAKKATHKRRLAMDARALRRELSDGTTIMKKLIGASPVMSRLREDILDIGQSDGHVLIEGETGTGKTLVAHAMHAVGAKAGKKFVVATCAGQDETDLTRRLFGPMEDGGAQPLVEEARGGTLVLEDIEALPMGLQARLLTWMNDQGSPAETRVVAICNLQEQGKTCEDCLRPDLFYRLAAMKITLPPLRQRGEDILMLFTGFADQFADEYGCAAPTVSAQEAAQLLQAPWPGNIRQLINIAERAVLQSRRGTGTISSLLMSDHDEVQPVMTTEGKPLKEYVEAFERMLIDNTMRRHKGSIVGVMDELCLPRRTLNEKMAKYGLQRSDYLH
- the purQ gene encoding phosphoribosylformylglycinamidine synthase subunit PurQ yields the protein MKAGVIVFPGSNCDRDLAVAFERAGAQVQMIWHKETELPSDLDIVGVPGGFSFGDYLRCGAIAAQSPITKSLIRHTERGGYAIGICNGFQVLTETGILPGALMRNTNLKFVCKPVGLKVENTDNAFLSGYELGQHIIVPVAHHDGNYIATDEKLAQLKAEGRVAFTYLDNPNGSTGDIAGVISKNRRVLGMMPHPERCVDEHHGGTDGVAMFRSLVDSVVAA
- a CDS encoding ATP-binding protein, which gives rise to MADLTKRPIKPPRPGVSLRARLVLVALISLAVSVVFFSNRWLTERYTETTRNRAELRVTLYSGNLLSELQRNSVVPLLLSRDPALINALNSADYSQSTQRLISYRDEIEAASLMLLDGDGRAVAATTREILGSQHRTNPYFVDALRSSETVFTTVQTEVGSYEFSYSRKIEDSDGVIGVIVVNVDLRKFEASWSGISDAVLVTNSEGNVILATEPRWRGKPEGEALATVSATDAIRRSVRDAADWSGLPSEVLFLGESVMRHESRVPFQGWRIASFTSYASVREKVNAVLALEIMAFAMLLSFLFYMISRRAQWRSVLFAQESADLRQLNVALQREIAERKRAEENLQVAEQTLAQSSKLAALGEMSAAVSHELNQPLAAMKTYLAGAKLLLQRKRPDEAMSSFQRIDDLIERMGAITRQLKSYARKGGDAFEPMDVRQSVSVALSMMEPQLKSREVRITRNIPREPVMVMGDRLRLEQVLINLLRNALDATKTVDLPQVDIIVSRGDYVLITVRDNGNGVEDLDNLFEPFYTTKAPGDGVGLGLAISSGIVTDLGGRLTARNGQDGGAVFEVELPVLDEKELNVEAAE
- a CDS encoding PA0069 family radical SAM protein, which encodes MVSDLDKKIRAEVRRGRGAVTNSVGRFEPYERIEIDDGWHQDDPRAVRTQVAIENPRSVITRNTSPDIAFDRSINPYRGCEHGCIYCFARPTHAFLGYSAGLDFETRLIARPNAPKRLAQELSHPGYEVAPIAIGTNTDPYQPIEVRYRVMRGVLEVLSRFRHPVTIVTKGTLIERDIDLLGEMAQAGLVRVGITITTLDATMSRRMEPRVPSPKRQLQIIERLAAEGIPVRVMVAPVVPGLTDHELEAILSAAKGAGAMAASYILLRLPGEVAELFQDWLNEHVPDRAARVMGRMREMRRGEDYDAQFGERMVGQGEFATLLRHRFDIARRRLDLARELPELHRDLFAVPPKPGDQLSLF
- a CDS encoding corrinoid protein encodes the protein MSDQEDDIILSELADDELVLQMHDDLYDGLAEEIKEGVNILLERGWEPYKVLTEGLVAGMTIVGHDFRDGILFVPEVLLAANAMKAGMAILKPLLIATGAPRMGKMVIGTVKGDIHDIGKNLVSMMMEGAGFEVVDLGINNSVEKYLEALETEQPDILGMSALLTTTMPYMKVVIDTLVEKGIRDDYTILVGGAPLNEEFGKAIGADSYCRDAAVAVETAKDYMARKHNQLAAG
- a CDS encoding phosphatidylglycerol lysyltransferase domain-containing protein, coding for MQKIFDAANNQIEPAPRLSRDISQMRTWTAASGLDLRKAALRQLLPLALVFGLIAVMWDKIAQLDVAYIQASLKTVAPWQWLAATAFTAISFWALGRYDGLVHRLLGTSVTDSQAERAGIAAIAISQTVGMGVISSAFVRWRMLPDVSLAQAARISAIVSASFLSAWAVVTSLVVIVAPVAQPLASWTTKVAWIVVIAAGALAMASVWRPKFLSRIYLPPLRAAFAFFVLALLDMAAAGTALWVLLPAGSDVSVLALVTAYMLALGVGLISNTPGGMGGFEVTLLAALPQIENEPLLAAILAFRAIYYALPATLAAILTIRGPQSPKNVGQPHPTLRLAKTRAPQVPIRLAQALRTAPRAESGLLRHGRVSLIQDEDGTPVAMGAACGQSLIMLSDPLDPAIPLTSELERIKALARRRFRAPFLYKIGARTACAARRLGWRVLPIAREAWLNPQSFTLDGSDKRQLRRKLRQADSVGVVIQEEGADMPLAEMDRLAAMWSKAHGGERGFSMGVWAPATLPFSQVFVAYYHGRLVGFLTLHANQNEHAVDLMRVDKRAPGGTMYALVTMAIAAAKAQGICRFSLAAVPLGEQRHEPWAFRKARLAIDEDCGAHGLRQFKSAFAPNWETLYAAAPGSASLTIGALDTVREIHQSTTI
- a CDS encoding DUF1476 domain-containing protein, giving the protein MTTFDDRESAFEAKFAHDEEMIFKAEARANKKLGLWAAEKMGKTGDDATAYAREVIKSDFEEAGHEDVVRKVTGDLNTVSADEVRAKRAELLAIAKAELVKEA